In the genome of Arthrobacter sp. D5-1, one region contains:
- a CDS encoding metalloregulator ArsR/SmtB family transcription factor yields MSEDKNTCRLSVDSQYVELAVEVFAMLADATRVRIILALREGEMSVNHLADIIDKSPTAVSQHLAKLRLGRLVSARQDGTRVFYRLANEHARKLVADAVFQAEHSLGGEPAHHRIDMTVETPAAEATVRS; encoded by the coding sequence ATGAGCGAAGATAAGAACACTTGCAGGCTTAGTGTGGACAGCCAGTATGTAGAGCTTGCGGTCGAGGTATTTGCCATGCTCGCGGATGCTACGCGGGTGCGGATCATCCTGGCGCTCAGGGAGGGCGAAATGTCCGTAAACCATCTCGCGGACATCATCGACAAGTCCCCGACGGCCGTCTCACAGCATCTGGCAAAGCTTCGTCTGGGCAGGTTGGTGAGCGCACGGCAGGACGGCACCAGGGTCTTTTACCGACTGGCCAACGAGCACGCGCGCAAACTGGTGGCCGATGCCGTGTTCCAGGCCGAGCATTCTCTGGGAGGCGAGCCGGCCCATCACCGTATCGATATGACGGTGGAGACACCGGCCGCGGAAGCGACGGTGCGCTCGTGA
- a CDS encoding MFS transporter, with product MLSVLRDVTYRRLFAAQVVALIGTGLLTVALGLLAYDLAGRNAGAVLGTALTIKMLAYVGLAPVINALVARLPKKPVLIGADLIRAAMALCLPFITETWQIYVVIFLLQSASATFTPAFQSLIPTILKSERDYTRALSLSRLAYDMEALISPAAAALLLTLISYNNLFLGTVAGFVFSAFMVTITALPRLAAPAGPVSSLWHRTTLGTRIFWRNRRLRSLLALNLVVAAPTALVLVNTVVYVREVLHRPDTDLALALACFGVGSMIVALSAPVVLDRFGDRAVMLTGAAVIPAVLAGAVFLPLLGVGGVGWWLLLALWFLLGAANSTILTPSSRLLRDASTEETRPYVFTAQFSLSHACYILTYPLAGWIGAAAGLGWAALALTFIAMIGSAGAFLSWSPRTAAAFRHPATEEQTLEQQDRQRVEP from the coding sequence ATGTTATCTGTTTTGCGGGATGTTACTTATCGACGGCTGTTCGCCGCCCAGGTCGTGGCTCTCATCGGTACCGGCCTGCTCACCGTGGCTCTCGGACTGCTGGCCTACGATCTGGCCGGCCGGAACGCCGGGGCTGTGCTGGGCACCGCCCTGACGATTAAAATGCTGGCCTACGTCGGTCTGGCCCCGGTGATCAATGCCTTGGTGGCCCGACTGCCGAAAAAGCCTGTTCTGATCGGGGCTGACCTGATCCGGGCCGCGATGGCATTGTGTCTGCCGTTCATCACAGAAACCTGGCAGATCTACGTGGTGATCTTCCTGCTGCAGTCCGCTTCCGCTACTTTCACCCCGGCCTTCCAATCGCTGATTCCCACCATTTTGAAAAGTGAACGCGACTATACCCGGGCATTGTCCCTTTCAAGACTGGCCTATGACATGGAGGCCTTGATCAGTCCGGCCGCTGCGGCGCTGTTACTGACGCTGATCAGTTACAACAACCTGTTCCTCGGCACGGTTGCCGGGTTCGTGTTCTCCGCTTTCATGGTCACGATCACGGCCCTGCCCCGCCTTGCCGCCCCCGCCGGTCCAGTGAGCTCCCTGTGGCACCGGACCACCTTGGGTACACGGATCTTCTGGCGGAACCGGCGCCTGCGTTCACTGCTGGCACTGAATCTGGTTGTCGCAGCCCCCACGGCCCTGGTGCTCGTCAACACTGTGGTCTACGTCCGTGAGGTCCTGCACCGGCCCGACACCGATCTAGCCCTTGCGTTGGCCTGTTTCGGCGTCGGGTCGATGATTGTCGCGTTATCCGCGCCCGTGGTCCTGGACCGGTTCGGGGACCGGGCCGTGATGCTCACAGGTGCCGCCGTGATCCCAGCTGTGCTGGCCGGCGCGGTGTTTCTGCCTTTACTGGGGGTCGGTGGGGTGGGATGGTGGCTGCTGTTGGCGCTCTGGTTCCTGCTCGGTGCCGCGAATTCGACGATCCTCACACCCTCATCCCGGCTGCTGCGCGATGCCTCCACCGAGGAGACCAGGCCCTACGTTTTCACTGCGCAGTTTTCCCTGTCTCATGCCTGCTACATCCTCACCTACCCGCTGGCAGGGTGGATCGGTGCAGCCGCGGGACTGGGCTGGGCTGCGCTTGCTCTGACATTTATTGCGATGATAGGTAGTGCAGGTGCATTTCTGTCCTGGTCGCCGCGCACCGCCGCGGCGTTCCGACACCCAGCCACTGAGGAGCAGACCCTTGAGCAGCAGGACCGGCAGCGCGTTGAGCCCTAG
- a CDS encoding metalloregulator ArsR/SmtB family transcription factor, which translates to MSPSSIQGAGSGEPSLVHPITPDPELLETAAGTLRMLAEPTRLQLLWHLSNGPKTVTELTSLSGAPRTVVSQHLAKLRLSKLVDTRKDGRHIIYSLHDGHLIRLIRETMNHADHLMTGEPAHG; encoded by the coding sequence TTGAGCCCTAGCAGCATACAGGGCGCAGGTTCTGGGGAACCGTCCCTGGTCCACCCGATCACCCCGGATCCGGAGCTGCTCGAAACGGCTGCCGGTACGCTGCGGATGCTGGCCGAACCCACCCGGCTGCAGTTGCTCTGGCACCTTTCCAACGGCCCTAAGACCGTCACTGAACTGACCAGCCTCTCCGGGGCTCCACGGACCGTGGTCAGTCAGCACTTGGCCAAACTCCGGCTCAGCAAACTGGTGGACACCCGCAAGGACGGCCGCCATATCATCTATTCCCTCCATGACGGGCACCTGATCCGGCTTATCCGCGAAACCATGAACCACGCCGACCACCTGATGACCGGAGAACCGGCCCACGGTTAA
- a CDS encoding response regulator: MSTRGACLVIEDDADIQGLISLILSAEGFEVHTVETGSAGLLAASRQQLALITLDLGLPDVDGREVARQLRSVSSAPLLMITAFAEAANELAGIAAGASGYLIKPFRPTELRALVAELCPLRQASGYAGPAAPARRGKPGS; the protein is encoded by the coding sequence ATGAGCACACGCGGTGCATGTCTGGTCATCGAGGACGACGCCGATATTCAAGGATTGATCAGTCTCATCCTTTCCGCTGAGGGGTTCGAGGTCCACACCGTGGAAACCGGGAGCGCGGGGCTGCTGGCCGCTTCACGGCAGCAATTGGCGCTGATTACCTTGGATCTTGGCCTGCCAGACGTCGACGGCCGCGAAGTAGCACGGCAACTGCGGAGCGTGTCTTCCGCGCCGTTGCTCATGATTACCGCGTTCGCCGAGGCTGCAAATGAACTCGCCGGAATTGCAGCCGGCGCCAGCGGGTACCTGATCAAACCATTCCGCCCTACCGAACTCCGGGCGCTGGTGGCCGAACTCTGTCCGCTCCGGCAGGCCAGCGGTTATGCGGGACCTGCCGCACCGGCCCGGCGGGGGAAACCAGGCTCGTGA